A single window of Gossypium hirsutum isolate 1008001.06 chromosome A10, Gossypium_hirsutum_v2.1, whole genome shotgun sequence DNA harbors:
- the LOC121208521 gene encoding uncharacterized protein: MEMVRLKCGFENGIEVGAVGSKGGLSLGWKDGRGRSASWDLLRQLSHDQTTPWVMSGDFNEITNSFEKKGGRHRSERKMNEFRTTLEDCSVNDLGFIRRWFTWERERFLASNIRERLDRGVATLNWMNLLLSYQLEHLGHSFSDHCPIILERKNCVYFEDRLNYLYSQEPSDEILAEITDVQLNLNWEADKEELFWEQRARINWLKNGDRNTSYFHNVADQRQFRGRITKLEDENGRKLSSTEEILRLASDYFVNLFSASSMGSDEHLFGLVEKKVTESMNAALLK, encoded by the exons ATGGAAATGGTGAGGTTGAAGTGTGGATTTGAGAATGGTATTGAGGTTGGTGCAGTTGGTTCAAAAGGAGGATTATCTTTGGGGTGGAAAG ACGGTAGAGGGAGAAGTGCTTCTTGGGATTTGCTTAGGCAGTTGAGTCATGATCAAACTACCCCTTGGGTTATGTCGGGAGATTTTAACGAGATTACTAATTCTTTTGAGAAAAAAGGTGGCCGCCATAGATcagaaagaaagatgaatgaGTTTCGGACGACTTTGGAAGATTGCAGTgtcaatgatttgggttttattAGGAGGTGGTTCACATGGGAAAGAGAAAGATTTTTAGCCTCTAATATACGAGAAAGATTGGACCGTGGGGTTGCTACATTGAATTGGATGAATCTACTTCTAAGCTATCAGTTAGAACATTTGGGTCACTCCTTTTCTGACCATTGTCCCATTATTTTGGAGAGGAAAAATTGTGTGTACTTTGAAGATAGATTGAATTACCTCTATAGCCAAGAACCTTCTGATGAGATTTTAGCTGAAATAACAGATGTTCAGCTGAATCTTAATTGGGAGGCTGATAAAGAAGAACTCTTTTGGGAACAACGTGCCCGCATTAATTGGCTGAAGAATGGAGATCGAAATACCAGCTATTTTCACAATGTGGCAGATCAACGTCAATTTCGTGGTCGTATTActaaattagaagatgaaaatggTAGAAAGCTTTCTTCGACTGAGGAAATCCTAAGGCTTGCTTCGGACTATTTTGTTAACCTTTTTTCGGCTTCTAGCATGGGTTCGGATGAGCACTTATTTGGTTTAGTAGAGAAAAAAGTCACTGAAAGCATGAATGCTGCTTTGCTTAAATAA